A stretch of the Enterobacter mori genome encodes the following:
- the yicI gene encoding alpha-xylosidase, translating into MKISDGNWLIQPGLNVTYPVQVFDVEQQGNDLVVYVAPRDVRERTWQLDTLMFTVRLFAPQEGIVGVRIEHFQGALNNGPHYPLNVLKDVKVEIENNADFAELKSGSVSVRVTKGEFWALDFLRNGQRITGSQLKNNGYVQDSNADRNYVFERLDLGVGETVYGLGERFTALVRNGQTVETWNRDGGTSTEQSYKNIPFYLTNRGYGVLVNHPENVSFEVGSEKVSKVQFSVEGEYLEYFVIDGPTPKEVLNRYTRFTGRPALPPAWSFGLWLTTSFTTNYDEATVNSFIDGMAERDLPLHVFHFDCFWMKAFQWCDFEWDPVTFPDPEGMIRRLKEKGLKVCVWINPYIGQKSPIFQELKEKGYLLKRPDGSLWQWDKWQPGLAIYDFTNPEACRWYADKLKGLVDIGVDCFKTDFGERIPTDVQWFDGSDPQKMHNHYAYIYNELVWNVLKETVGEEEAVLFARSASVGAQQFPVHWGGDCYANYESMAESLRGGLSIGLSGFGFWSHDIGGFENTAPAHVYKRWCAFGLFSSHSRLHGSKSYRVPWAYDDESCDVVRHFTQLKCQLMPYLYRQAAMARECGTPMLRAMMLEFPDDPACDYLDRQYMLGDALMVAPVFSEAGDVQFYLPEGRWTHLWHNDKIQGSRWHKQQHDFLSLPVYVRDNTLLALGNNNQKPDYAWHEGTAFQLFNLEDGATAVSDVPAADGSVAFTLKASRRGDIVTFTGAGDAQNWSVCLRNVQKVSGVKGGSHAGSEWGVVVKAEGNEVVVQF; encoded by the coding sequence ATGAAAATCAGTGATGGAAATTGGCTTATTCAGCCGGGCCTGAACGTGACCTATCCGGTGCAGGTGTTCGACGTGGAGCAGCAGGGCAATGACCTGGTGGTGTACGTCGCGCCGCGCGACGTGCGCGAACGCACCTGGCAGCTCGACACGTTGATGTTCACGGTGCGCCTGTTTGCCCCGCAGGAAGGGATTGTCGGGGTGCGCATCGAGCACTTCCAGGGCGCGCTGAACAACGGTCCGCACTATCCGCTGAACGTTCTGAAAGACGTGAAGGTTGAGATTGAAAACAACGCCGATTTTGCCGAGCTGAAAAGCGGCAGCGTCAGCGTGCGCGTCACCAAAGGCGAGTTCTGGGCGCTGGATTTCCTGCGCAACGGCCAGCGCATTACCGGCAGCCAGCTGAAAAACAACGGCTACGTGCAGGACAGCAATGCCGATCGCAACTATGTGTTTGAACGTCTGGATCTGGGCGTGGGGGAGACGGTCTACGGCCTGGGCGAGCGCTTCACCGCGCTGGTGCGCAACGGCCAGACGGTCGAGACCTGGAACCGCGACGGCGGCACCAGCACCGAGCAATCCTACAAAAACATCCCGTTCTACCTGACCAACCGCGGCTACGGCGTGCTGGTGAATCATCCGGAAAACGTCTCGTTTGAAGTCGGCTCTGAGAAAGTCTCTAAGGTGCAGTTCAGCGTGGAAGGGGAATATCTGGAGTACTTCGTGATCGACGGCCCGACGCCGAAAGAAGTGCTCAACCGCTACACGCGGTTCACCGGCCGTCCGGCGCTGCCGCCTGCCTGGTCATTCGGACTGTGGCTCACCACCTCGTTCACCACCAACTACGACGAAGCGACGGTTAACAGCTTTATCGACGGTATGGCCGAGCGCGACCTGCCGCTGCATGTTTTCCACTTTGATTGCTTCTGGATGAAGGCCTTCCAGTGGTGCGACTTCGAGTGGGACCCGGTGACCTTCCCGGATCCGGAAGGGATGATCCGCCGCCTGAAGGAGAAAGGGCTGAAGGTCTGCGTGTGGATCAACCCGTACATCGGCCAGAAATCCCCGATTTTCCAGGAGCTGAAAGAGAAGGGCTACCTGCTCAAGCGCCCGGACGGCTCCCTGTGGCAGTGGGACAAATGGCAGCCGGGGCTGGCGATTTACGACTTCACCAACCCGGAAGCGTGCCGGTGGTATGCCGACAAGCTGAAAGGCCTGGTCGATATCGGCGTCGACTGCTTCAAGACCGACTTCGGCGAGCGTATCCCGACGGACGTGCAGTGGTTTGACGGGTCCGATCCGCAGAAGATGCACAACCACTACGCCTACATCTATAACGAACTGGTGTGGAACGTGCTGAAAGAGACGGTGGGGGAGGAAGAGGCGGTGCTGTTCGCCCGCTCCGCGTCCGTCGGTGCGCAGCAGTTCCCGGTGCACTGGGGCGGCGACTGCTACGCCAACTATGAATCCATGGCCGAAAGCCTGCGCGGCGGGCTGTCGATTGGCCTGTCTGGCTTCGGGTTCTGGAGCCACGATATCGGCGGGTTCGAAAACACCGCCCCCGCGCACGTCTACAAGCGCTGGTGCGCGTTCGGGCTGTTCTCCAGCCACAGCCGCCTGCACGGGAGCAAATCCTACCGCGTGCCGTGGGCGTACGATGACGAGTCCTGCGACGTGGTGCGCCACTTTACGCAGTTGAAATGCCAGCTGATGCCGTACCTGTACCGTCAGGCGGCGATGGCTCGCGAGTGCGGCACGCCGATGCTGCGCGCGATGATGCTGGAGTTCCCGGACGATCCGGCGTGCGATTATCTTGACCGTCAGTACATGCTGGGGGACGCGTTAATGGTGGCGCCAGTGTTCTCTGAGGCGGGGGACGTGCAGTTCTACCTGCCGGAAGGCCGCTGGACGCACCTGTGGCACAACGACAAAATCCAGGGCAGCCGCTGGCATAAGCAGCAGCACGATTTCCTGAGCCTGCCGGTCTACGTGCGCGACAACACGCTGCTGGCGCTGGGCAACAATAACCAGAAGCCGGACTACGCGTGGCACGAGGGGACGGCCTTCCAGCTGTTTAACCTGGAGGATGGCGCAACGGCGGTGAGCGACGTGCCTGCGGCGGACGGCTCCGTGGCGTTTACGCTGAAGGCGTCACGTCGGGGCGACATCGTGACCTTTACCGGCGCGGGAGACGCGCAAAACTGGTCGGTGTGCTTGCGCAACGTGCAGAAGGTGAGCGGTGTGAAGGGGGGGTCACACGCGGGCAGTGAGTGGGGTGTGGTGGTGAAAGCGGAGGGGAATGAGGTGGTGGTTCAGTTCTGA
- a CDS encoding acetyltransferase, whose translation MKIETALPLHFERLVAIWESSVRATHHFLQESDIAALRPLLLNAYLPNLTVVMAQDDAGVIHGFLGVDENRIEMLFVDDASRGKGVGKLLLQYAIADFGANEVDVNEQNPQGVAFYRHMGFEQVGRSEVDGQGNPFPLLHMRLGGRFNTLDLLPIA comes from the coding sequence ATGAAAATAGAAACCGCACTCCCCTTACACTTCGAACGCCTGGTCGCCATCTGGGAATCCTCCGTCCGCGCTACCCACCACTTTTTACAGGAAAGCGATATTGCGGCGCTGCGCCCGTTATTGCTCAACGCCTACCTGCCAAACCTCACCGTCGTGATGGCCCAGGATGATGCAGGCGTTATTCACGGCTTTTTAGGTGTGGATGAAAACCGCATTGAAATGCTTTTTGTTGACGATGCGAGCCGGGGGAAGGGCGTTGGTAAACTGCTGCTGCAATACGCCATCGCAGACTTTGGCGCGAATGAAGTCGATGTGAATGAGCAGAACCCGCAGGGCGTCGCGTTTTATCGCCATATGGGGTTTGAGCAGGTCGGACGTTCGGAAGTGGACGGACAGGGGAATCCGTTTCCGTTGTTGCATATGCGGTTGGGGGGCAGGTTTAATACCCTTGACCTGCTCCCCATTGCTTAA
- the xanP gene encoding xanthine/proton symporter XanP produces the protein MSVNTVESPDAQPIAQKQNSELIYRLEDRPPLPQTLFAACQHLLAMFVAVITPALLICQALGLPAQDTQHIISMSLFASGVASIIQIKAWGPVGSGLLSIQGTSFNFVAPLIMGGTALKTGGADVPTMMAALFGTLMLASCTEMVISRVLHLARRVITPLVSGVVVMIIGLSLIQVGLTSIGGGYAAMSDHTFGAPKNLLLAGVVLAIIILLNRQRNPYLRVASLVIAMAAGYLLAWALGMLPENTAPTNSALITVPTPLYYGLGIDWGLLLPLMLVFMITSLETIGDITATSDVSEQPVSGPLYMKRLKGGVLANGLNSFVSAVFNTFPNSCFGQNNGVIQLTGVASRYVGFVVALMLIVLGLFPAVSGFVQHIPEPVLGGATLVMFGTIAASGVRIVSREPLNRRAIMIIALSLAVGLGVSQQPLILQFAPDWVKNLLSSGIAAGGITAIVLNLVFPPEKN, from the coding sequence ATGTCCGTTAACACCGTAGAGTCGCCTGATGCGCAACCGATTGCGCAGAAGCAAAATAGCGAACTGATTTACCGCCTTGAAGATCGACCGCCGCTGCCGCAAACGCTTTTCGCCGCCTGCCAGCATCTTCTGGCGATGTTTGTTGCGGTGATCACCCCGGCGCTGCTGATCTGCCAGGCGCTCGGTTTACCGGCGCAGGACACGCAGCACATTATCAGCATGTCTCTCTTCGCCTCCGGCGTGGCCTCGATTATTCAAATTAAAGCCTGGGGTCCGGTGGGGTCGGGATTATTGTCGATTCAGGGCACCAGCTTTAACTTCGTGGCACCGCTGATCATGGGCGGTACGGCGCTGAAAACCGGCGGGGCGGATGTCCCGACCATGATGGCGGCACTGTTCGGCACGCTGATGCTGGCCAGCTGTACGGAGATGGTGATCTCCCGCGTTCTGCACCTGGCGCGTCGCGTCATTACCCCGCTGGTTTCCGGCGTGGTCGTCATGATCATCGGCCTGTCGCTAATTCAGGTGGGCCTGACGTCCATCGGCGGCGGATATGCGGCAATGAGCGACCACACCTTCGGCGCGCCGAAAAACCTGCTGCTGGCGGGCGTGGTGCTGGCGATCATTATTCTGCTTAACCGTCAGCGTAACCCATACCTGCGCGTGGCCTCGCTGGTGATCGCCATGGCGGCGGGTTATCTGCTGGCGTGGGCGCTGGGCATGCTGCCGGAGAACACCGCGCCGACCAACAGCGCGCTGATCACCGTGCCAACGCCGCTGTACTACGGACTGGGCATTGACTGGGGCCTGCTGCTGCCGCTGATGCTGGTCTTTATGATCACCTCTCTGGAAACCATCGGTGACATCACTGCTACCTCGGACGTCTCCGAGCAGCCGGTGTCCGGCCCGCTGTACATGAAGCGCCTGAAAGGCGGCGTGCTGGCGAACGGCCTGAACTCGTTTGTCTCTGCCGTATTCAACACCTTCCCGAACTCCTGCTTCGGTCAGAACAACGGCGTGATCCAGCTGACCGGCGTAGCCAGCCGCTACGTCGGTTTTGTGGTGGCGCTGATGCTGATCGTCCTCGGCCTGTTCCCGGCAGTGAGCGGCTTTGTGCAGCACATCCCTGAACCGGTACTTGGCGGCGCAACCCTGGTGATGTTTGGCACCATCGCGGCCTCCGGCGTGCGTATCGTCTCCCGCGAGCCGCTGAACCGCCGCGCGATCATGATTATCGCCCTGTCGCTGGCCGTCGGTCTGGGTGTTTCCCAGCAGCCGCTGATCCTGCAGTTTGCGCCTGACTGGGTGAAAAACCTGCTCTCTTCCGGCATTGCCGCGGGCGGTATCACCGCTATCGTGCTGAACCTCGTTTTCCCGCCTGAAAAGAACTGA
- a CDS encoding virulence RhuM family protein produces the protein MADKDVIQSPAGEFVMFASDDGTVRITCRFEHETLWLSQAAIAALYQVTPQAITQHIKAIYEEGELEQKVTCKAYLQVQQEGQRKVNRNTLHYSLPVILAIGYRVRSARGTQFRQWATQTLQEYLVKGFVMDDERLKNPPVGSSTVPDYFDEMLERIRDIRASERRVYLRVREIFALAADYQPSLKETTQFFQTIQNKLHFACTGLTAAELIHQRADATQPHMGLTSYKGEEVRKGDVTTAKNYLSQDEVGELNRVVNMWLDFAEDQAKRRKQVFLRDWQTKLDQFLQFNDRDVLEGAGKISKKAADEKACSEYIEFEKKQRLLKEAEGEKDIIGLVKWDKQAKRDD, from the coding sequence ATGGCAGATAAAGATGTAATCCAATCTCCGGCAGGTGAATTTGTTATGTTCGCCAGTGATGATGGAACAGTTCGCATCACATGTCGCTTTGAACATGAAACGCTCTGGCTGTCGCAAGCAGCCATTGCGGCTCTTTATCAGGTCACTCCTCAAGCCATTACTCAGCATATCAAAGCCATTTACGAAGAGGGTGAGCTTGAACAAAAAGTAACTTGTAAGGCTTACTTACAAGTTCAGCAAGAAGGTCAGCGCAAGGTCAATCGCAACACACTTCACTATAGCTTGCCCGTGATTCTCGCCATCGGCTATCGCGTCCGCTCAGCGCGAGGGACACAATTCCGCCAGTGGGCCACCCAAACGCTACAGGAATACCTGGTTAAAGGCTTCGTTATGGACGACGAGCGGCTGAAAAACCCGCCTGTCGGATCGTCCACCGTACCTGACTATTTCGATGAAATGCTGGAACGTATTCGCGATATACGGGCCAGCGAACGCCGGGTTTATCTCCGCGTGAGGGAGATTTTTGCGCTAGCCGCCGATTATCAGCCATCGCTCAAAGAAACCACGCAATTCTTCCAGACCATCCAGAATAAACTGCATTTTGCCTGCACGGGCCTCACCGCCGCTGAGTTGATTCACCAACGTGCGGACGCCACTCAACCGCATATGGGGCTGACCAGCTATAAAGGCGAAGAAGTCCGTAAAGGCGATGTCACCACCGCAAAAAATTATCTGTCTCAGGATGAGGTGGGCGAGCTTAATCGCGTCGTGAATATGTGGCTCGATTTTGCCGAAGATCAGGCCAAACGCCGCAAGCAAGTATTTTTACGAGACTGGCAAACCAAGCTCGATCAGTTCCTGCAATTTAACGATCGGGACGTTTTAGAAGGAGCAGGCAAAATCAGCAAGAAAGCGGCGGATGAAAAGGCGTGCTCCGAATACATTGAGTTTGAAAAAAAGCAGCGCCTGCTGAAAGAAGCCGAAGGAGAGAAAGATATCATCGGCTTAGTAAAATGGGATAAACAGGCTAAGCGCGACGATTAA
- a CDS encoding glycoside-pentoside-hexuronide family transporter — translation MSEVLSVKEKIGYGMGDAASHIIFDNVMLYMMFFYTDIFGIPAGFVGTMFLLARALDAISDPCMGLIADRTRSRWGKFRPWILFGAIPFGIVCVLAYTTPDLSLNGKMVYAAITYTLLTLLYTVVNIPYCALGGVITNDPTQRISLQSWRFVLATAGGMLSTVLMMPLVNLIGGDDKAFGFQGGIAVLSVVAFLMLAFCFFTTKERILVPPSTTSMREDLRDIWQNDQWRIVGVLTILNILAVCVRGGAMMYYCTWIMGSPEVFVAFLTTYCVGNLIGSALAKPLTDWKCKVSIFWWTNAALAVVSVAMFFVPMHATVLMFAFIFVIGVLHQLVTPIQWVMMSDTVDYGEWTNGKRLTGISFAGTLFVLKLGLALGGAMIGWMLAGGGYDAAAKTQNSATISIIIGLFTLAPAVCYVLSAIIAKRYYTLKTPFLTKILGELAQGARRNQQEFENLPVSKELQN, via the coding sequence ATGAGCGAAGTATTGTCAGTAAAAGAGAAGATTGGCTACGGCATGGGAGACGCCGCCAGCCACATCATTTTTGATAACGTTATGTTGTACATGATGTTTTTCTACACCGATATCTTCGGCATTCCCGCCGGGTTTGTCGGCACCATGTTCCTGCTGGCGCGCGCGCTGGATGCGATCTCCGACCCGTGCATGGGGCTGATTGCCGACCGCACCCGCAGCCGCTGGGGCAAGTTCCGTCCGTGGATTTTGTTTGGTGCCATCCCGTTCGGTATCGTCTGCGTGCTGGCCTACACCACGCCGGACCTTAGCCTCAACGGCAAAATGGTTTACGCCGCCATTACCTACACCCTGCTGACCCTGCTCTATACCGTGGTCAATATCCCCTACTGCGCGCTCGGCGGCGTGATCACCAACGACCCGACGCAGCGTATCTCCCTCCAGTCCTGGCGCTTCGTGCTGGCGACGGCGGGCGGCATGCTCTCCACGGTGCTGATGATGCCGCTGGTGAACCTGATTGGTGGCGACGATAAAGCGTTCGGTTTCCAGGGCGGGATCGCCGTGCTGTCGGTGGTTGCGTTCCTGATGCTGGCGTTCTGCTTCTTCACCACCAAAGAGCGCATCCTGGTACCGCCGAGCACGACCTCCATGCGTGAAGATCTGCGTGATATCTGGCAAAACGACCAGTGGCGCATCGTGGGCGTGCTCACCATCCTCAACATCCTCGCCGTCTGCGTGCGCGGCGGCGCGATGATGTACTACTGCACCTGGATCATGGGCTCGCCGGAGGTGTTCGTCGCCTTCCTCACCACCTACTGCGTCGGCAACCTGATTGGCTCCGCGCTGGCAAAACCGCTTACCGACTGGAAGTGCAAGGTCAGCATCTTCTGGTGGACTAACGCCGCGCTGGCGGTGGTCAGCGTGGCGATGTTCTTCGTGCCGATGCACGCCACCGTGCTGATGTTCGCCTTTATCTTCGTCATCGGCGTGCTGCACCAGCTGGTGACGCCAATTCAGTGGGTGATGATGTCCGATACCGTCGACTACGGCGAATGGACCAACGGCAAACGCCTGACCGGCATCAGCTTTGCGGGCACGCTGTTCGTGCTGAAGCTCGGCCTGGCGCTGGGCGGGGCGATGATCGGCTGGATGCTGGCAGGCGGCGGCTACGATGCGGCAGCCAAAACCCAGAACAGCGCGACCATCAGCATCATTATCGGCCTGTTTACCCTGGCCCCGGCGGTCTGCTACGTGCTGAGCGCAATTATCGCCAAACGCTACTACACGCTGAAAACCCCTTTCCTGACCAAAATCCTGGGCGAGCTGGCGCAGGGCGCGCGCCGCAATCAGCAGGAGTTTGAAAACCTGCCGGTCAGCAAAGAATTACAGAACTAA
- a CDS encoding SymE family type I addiction module toxin, with protein sequence MAGSHSTPDTDQSGTERSLIVGYRPNVFDKSTPNIILSGKWLRAAGFDTGQQVTVKVMKGCIVLVAYNEQEQRLQDDYKRTKAKLVEIENALAAIQIQHPGKRLAKSNTNHLA encoded by the coding sequence ATGGCTGGTTCGCATTCTACCCCAGACACCGACCAATCCGGAACCGAGCGTTCGTTAATTGTGGGATATCGCCCGAATGTTTTCGACAAATCCACGCCCAATATCATTTTGTCCGGCAAGTGGCTTCGCGCGGCAGGGTTTGATACAGGGCAGCAGGTCACGGTAAAGGTGATGAAAGGGTGCATCGTTCTGGTGGCGTATAACGAGCAGGAGCAGCGGTTGCAGGATGATTATAAGCGGACGAAGGCAAAGCTCGTTGAGATAGAGAATGCACTCGCAGCGATTCAAATTCAGCATCCTGGAAAGCGCCTCGCAAAATCAAATACAAACCACCTGGCTTAG
- a CDS encoding AsmA family protein, protein MKFIGKLIIYLLLALLVVVLAFYILLQTRWGASQVSNWVTVNTDYELNFDLMDHRFSSPSHLILENVTFGRDGKPATLVAKKVDIGLSSRQVTDPLHMDTITLFDGTLNLSPQTAPLPFQADRLQLNNMAFNSPNTEWDLSAQKVTGGVSPWQPEAGNVLGKNAQIQMSAGSLTLNGVPASNVLIQGQLNGQEVVLSTIGADMARGSLTGSALRNADGSWIIDSMRLNEIRLQSDKSLMDFFAPITTLPSLQIGRLEVTDARLQGPDWAVTDLDLSLRNLTLSKGDWQSQEGRLSMNASEFIYGSLHLFDPILNAEFSPQGIALRQFTSRWEGGMVRTSGNWLRDGKALVLDDAAIAGLEYTLPENWKTLWMDPLPEWLNSVTLKKFGLSRNLVIDIDPTFPWQITSLDGYGANLQLAKDRQWGVWGGSATLNGAAATFNRVDVRRPSLALNANAATVNITDLSAFTEKGILEATATVSQLPQRQTTVSLNGRGMPLNVLQQWGWPALPIAGDGNVQLTASGSVQANTPLKPTVNGKLNAVNMDKQQVQQTMTGGVVSTVAPAQ, encoded by the coding sequence ATGAAATTTATTGGAAAGCTGATCATCTATCTTCTGTTAGCTCTGCTTGTGGTGGTGCTGGCATTCTATATTTTGCTCCAGACCCGCTGGGGCGCGTCGCAGGTGAGCAATTGGGTTACGGTCAATACCGATTACGAACTCAACTTTGACCTGATGGATCACCGCTTTTCATCCCCTTCTCACCTCATTCTGGAAAATGTCACCTTTGGTCGTGACGGCAAACCCGCCACCCTGGTGGCCAAAAAAGTCGATATCGGTTTAAGCAGCCGTCAGGTAACCGATCCGCTGCATATGGATACCATCACCCTCTTTGATGGCACGCTGAACCTCTCTCCGCAAACCGCGCCGCTGCCTTTCCAGGCGGACCGCTTGCAGCTAAATAACATGGCCTTTAACAGCCCGAATACCGAATGGGACCTGAGCGCGCAGAAAGTCACGGGCGGCGTCAGCCCGTGGCAGCCTGAGGCGGGCAACGTGCTGGGCAAAAACGCGCAGATCCAGATGAGTGCAGGCTCGCTCACCCTGAACGGCGTCCCGGCCAGCAACGTCCTGATTCAGGGGCAGCTCAACGGACAAGAGGTGGTGCTGAGCACCATTGGCGCGGATATGGCGCGCGGCTCGCTCACCGGCTCCGCCCTGCGTAACGCTGACGGCAGCTGGATTATCGACAGCATGCGTCTGAATGAGATCCGCCTGCAAAGTGATAAATCGCTGATGGATTTCTTTGCTCCCATCACCACGCTCCCTTCCCTGCAGATTGGTCGGCTGGAAGTAACCGACGCGCGCCTGCAGGGGCCGGACTGGGCGGTGACGGACCTTGATTTGAGCCTGCGTAACCTGACGCTCAGCAAAGGCGACTGGCAGAGCCAGGAGGGGCGTTTGTCCATGAACGCCAGCGAGTTTATCTACGGATCGCTGCATCTGTTCGACCCGATCCTGAACGCGGAATTCTCCCCGCAGGGTATCGCACTGCGCCAGTTCACCTCCCGCTGGGAAGGCGGCATGGTTCGCACCTCCGGCAACTGGCTGCGCGACGGCAAAGCGCTGGTGCTGGATGATGCCGCCATCGCCGGGCTGGAATACACCTTGCCTGAAAACTGGAAAACGCTGTGGATGGATCCCCTGCCGGAATGGCTGAACAGCGTGACGCTAAAAAAATTCGGCCTGAGCCGCAATCTGGTGATCGACATCGATCCCACCTTCCCATGGCAGATCACCTCTCTGGACGGCTATGGCGCAAACCTGCAGCTGGCGAAAGACCGCCAGTGGGGCGTCTGGGGCGGCAGTGCAACATTGAACGGTGCGGCCGCGACCTTTAACCGCGTGGACGTGCGCCGTCCGTCGCTGGCGCTGAATGCGAACGCCGCCACGGTGAACATTACCGACCTGAGCGCCTTTACCGAGAAAGGTATTCTGGAAGCAACGGCGACGGTTTCACAGCTGCCACAGCGGCAGACCACGGTGAGCCTGAACGGGCGCGGCATGCCGCTCAACGTGCTGCAGCAGTGGGGCTGGCCTGCGCTGCCGATTGCAGGCGACGGCAATGTTCAGCTCACCGCCAGCGGCAGCGTGCAGGCGAATACCCCGCTTAAGCCGACGGTGAACGGCAAGCTGAACGCGGTGAATATGGATAAACAGCAGGTGCAGCAGACGATGACGGGCGGGGTGGTGTCGACGGTGGCTCCGGCACAGTAA
- a CDS encoding DUF6966 domain-containing protein has protein sequence MKSDIHMLLNKIIELLVSCDESVWSKRLINYREDLDSDYDQTVLAIRSIFGGAGSFNDLILQNNGKMLRAENNTLNELSDELYSLIKAAISERNI, from the coding sequence ATGAAATCAGATATACATATGTTACTTAATAAAATCATTGAATTACTTGTCTCTTGTGATGAGAGTGTTTGGTCAAAAAGACTTATTAATTATCGTGAGGACCTGGATTCTGATTATGACCAGACCGTGTTAGCCATCAGGTCTATTTTCGGAGGGGCTGGTTCCTTTAATGACTTAATATTGCAAAATAACGGCAAAATGCTGCGAGCTGAAAACAATACTCTTAACGAGTTATCAGATGAGCTATACAGCTTAATAAAAGCAGCGATCTCAGAGCGTAATATCTGA
- a CDS encoding toxin-antitoxin system HicB family antitoxin has product MSIISREKKPKGGGQSPQFKMRIDPALKEQLDAVAAEEGVSLASWFKELAREALIKKNIKPKG; this is encoded by the coding sequence ATGTCAATCATATCGCGCGAAAAAAAACCAAAAGGCGGCGGGCAGTCTCCGCAGTTTAAGATGCGAATTGATCCGGCATTGAAGGAGCAGTTAGATGCTGTGGCTGCTGAGGAAGGCGTGAGTCTCGCCAGCTGGTTTAAGGAGCTGGCGAGAGAGGCTTTGATCAAAAAAAATATTAAACCTAAGGGATAG
- a CDS encoding GNAT family N-acetyltransferase, protein MHVLKSYDKKAFEDLKIDVPSSIGKINLLILDNYSDFQNSHVKKLFENADNYYPNFNNWYNHKLVKDVVKDSSVCCDYFNNHLYSDEVGGLSDLNFPTGRFVIAASVDENLAGLSVLKKHPSEYKISTFFVDDKYSGFGLGTLLLNCSLSVLRDKGVNITVSEGALDKMVPFLTKNGFKEYKSIVGEYYKNKKETHFVKK, encoded by the coding sequence ATGCATGTACTTAAAAGTTATGATAAAAAAGCTTTTGAGGATTTAAAGATAGATGTCCCTTCTTCAATAGGGAAGATAAATCTATTGATACTGGATAATTATTCTGATTTTCAAAATAGCCACGTAAAAAAGCTCTTTGAAAATGCCGATAATTATTATCCAAATTTTAATAATTGGTATAATCATAAATTAGTAAAGGACGTTGTTAAAGATAGTTCGGTGTGCTGTGATTACTTCAACAATCATCTGTATTCGGATGAGGTGGGAGGTTTGTCAGATCTTAACTTTCCTACTGGGCGATTTGTTATTGCAGCTTCGGTGGATGAAAATTTGGCGGGTTTGTCTGTTTTAAAAAAACACCCCTCAGAATATAAAATATCTACTTTTTTTGTTGATGATAAGTATAGTGGGTTTGGATTAGGGACATTATTATTAAACTGCTCTCTTTCGGTACTACGGGATAAAGGTGTCAATATTACTGTCAGTGAAGGAGCTTTGGATAAAATGGTTCCATTTCTGACAAAAAATGGCTTTAAGGAATATAAATCAATTGTTGGAGAATATTACAAGAATAAAAAAGAAACTCATTTTGTTAAGAAGTAG